In Patescibacteria group bacterium, one DNA window encodes the following:
- the msrA gene encoding peptide-methionine (S)-S-oxide reductase MsrA has translation MNSIGQKVYQRVAFGGGCFWCTEAVFLGLKGVVNVTSGYAGGTVPNPTYEQVSTGATGHAEVILVVYDPQIISYEKLLEIFFESHDPTSLNRQGDDIGTQYRSIILFTVPDQRAAAERFVNELADARVYDKPLVTEIAPLEAFYPAEEYHKNYYACHLNEGYSRAVIKPKIEKIRKKYQELLVVKP, from the coding sequence ATGAATTCTATTGGGCAAAAAGTATATCAGCGTGTTGCTTTCGGCGGTGGATGCTTTTGGTGCACTGAAGCGGTTTTTCTTGGATTAAAAGGGGTGGTGAATGTTACCTCGGGATACGCCGGAGGGACGGTGCCGAATCCCACCTACGAACAAGTGTCCACCGGCGCCACCGGGCATGCGGAAGTAATTCTGGTAGTATACGATCCTCAAATTATCTCGTATGAAAAATTACTTGAAATTTTTTTCGAAAGTCATGATCCGACCAGCCTGAACCGGCAGGGTGACGATATCGGCACCCAATATCGATCTATTATTCTTTTCACCGTACCTGACCAGCGTGCCGCCGCAGAACGTTTTGTGAACGAGCTCGCCGATGCCCGCGTTTACGACAAACCCCTCGTGACGGAAATCGCTCCCTTGGAGGCGTTTTATCCTGCGGAAGAGTACCACAAGAATTATTACGCCTGCCATCTTAATGAGGGGTATTCAAGAGCAGTCATTAAGCCGAAAATCGAAAAAATAAGGAAGAAGTATCAGGAGTTGCTCGTGGTAAAGCCATAA
- a CDS encoding helix-turn-helix transcriptional regulator → MKNRIKEFRTKYNLTQEQLAAHAGVRRETIVFLEQGKYNPSLRLAYQIAKILKTRIDDLFIFS, encoded by the coding sequence ATGAAAAATCGTATTAAAGAATTTCGTACAAAGTATAACCTGACGCAAGAGCAACTGGCCGCGCACGCGGGTGTGCGCAGGGAAACCATCGTGTTTCTGGAGCAGGGGAAATATAATCCTTCTCTGAGGCTTGCCTATCAGATTGCTAAGATCCTCAAAACCAGAATCGATGATCTTTTTATTTTTTCTTAA